A single Crateriforma conspicua DNA region contains:
- a CDS encoding putative sugar nucleotidyl transferase gives MQIICFEDRHVDRLAPITHARPAYAITCASHRLIDWLKRLVDEGHAQSVQAMVRDYLLTLQQLDHQIEAPSQVGQGGQSVMLVNARLAPTVAALDALRKLAKRQSDGVIVDERDQAVLAAVIGPKELQAIEKRAPTTPLVDALLQTAGQLPAITETTVTDAIAAFYWPHDVIETHMAEMQSAMQFRIDKGDYEQRQDGVFVRPGVKIGDYESIHVNDGPIVLEEGVQIGPFCFLEGPVYVGANTRMLEHSAIKDGVSLGHTVKIGGEVEASIIEPYTNKQHHGFLGHSYLGSWINLGAGTCNSDLKNTYGKINIEYGDTKVATGMQFLGCVMGDYSKTAINTGIFTGKVIGVCSMMYGFITANVPSYVNYARLFGQTSLLPADVMISTQQRMFARRKVQQRDCDKQLIIDMYERTENERESEQIGF, from the coding sequence ATGCAAATCATCTGTTTCGAAGACCGACACGTGGACCGCTTGGCCCCGATCACTCACGCTCGGCCCGCCTACGCGATCACGTGTGCCAGCCACCGGTTGATCGATTGGCTGAAACGATTGGTCGACGAGGGGCATGCCCAAAGTGTTCAGGCGATGGTGCGTGATTACTTGTTGACGTTGCAGCAATTGGATCACCAAATCGAAGCACCATCCCAAGTGGGCCAGGGCGGTCAAAGTGTGATGCTGGTCAACGCACGATTGGCTCCCACCGTTGCGGCGCTGGACGCACTGCGGAAATTGGCCAAACGGCAATCCGACGGCGTGATCGTGGACGAACGTGATCAAGCGGTGTTGGCGGCGGTAATCGGACCGAAGGAATTACAGGCGATCGAAAAGCGGGCTCCGACGACGCCATTGGTCGACGCGCTTCTGCAGACGGCTGGACAGTTACCCGCAATCACCGAGACCACGGTGACCGACGCCATCGCCGCGTTCTACTGGCCGCACGATGTGATCGAAACCCACATGGCGGAAATGCAATCGGCGATGCAATTCCGCATTGACAAGGGCGACTATGAACAACGTCAAGACGGTGTCTTCGTACGTCCGGGCGTGAAGATCGGCGACTATGAATCGATCCATGTCAACGACGGTCCCATCGTGCTAGAAGAAGGAGTCCAGATCGGCCCGTTCTGTTTTTTGGAAGGCCCAGTGTATGTGGGTGCCAACACTCGGATGCTGGAACATTCCGCCATCAAGGACGGCGTGTCTCTGGGACACACGGTCAAAATTGGCGGCGAGGTCGAAGCATCGATCATCGAACCTTATACCAACAAACAGCATCATGGTTTCCTGGGACACAGTTACTTGGGCAGCTGGATCAACCTGGGCGCCGGCACCTGCAACAGCGACCTGAAAAACACATACGGAAAAATCAACATCGAATATGGCGATACCAAAGTCGCCACCGGAATGCAGTTCCTGGGATGTGTCATGGGTGACTATTCCAAAACGGCGATCAACACCGGCATCTTCACCGGCAAAGTCATCGGCGTGTGCAGCATGATGTACGGCTTCATCACCGCGAACGTGCCCAGCTATGTGAACTACGCTCGACTGTTCGGGCAAACGTCGCTCCTGCCGGCGGACGTGATGATCAGCACCCAACAACGGATGTTCGCACGAAGAAAAGTCCAGCAACGCGACTGTGACAAACAGTTGATCATTGATATGTATGAACGCACCGAAAATGAACGAGAGTCCGAACAGATCGGGTTTTGA
- a CDS encoding HlyD family efflux transporter periplasmic adaptor subunit, producing the protein MIRLAMNVRPASLPITSVCFWMLFASVVVGGQGEGDRVNRIDVQASQCVVRYGTEIDLPALSDGAVTQWAVGRNQVVVENQVIVTLTNDRLTRQRQTAIERLRLARTQAEDTTTLDHAEAAMAAAKEELRRYRNRFGEPDSLANPAFRALTQVVSQAQRQYDQALAEHNAAEQLWRIRESELAEIDTDCLALQLRSPIDGILVDVYRDGGEWAERGQPIAKIVSLEHLTVDALISQQVVGRSHCQGCPVSIRWDVADEGGNRQTRRLDGVVESVDPQWLPGGYRRIHVDVANQLIGIGHDGIADWMLYPGQDIRMTVAVMSPTLHPSTPDPLGTVSSASIPLTGQPAVRRGTMPSRASLQAEIRLSRHRRSSEILR; encoded by the coding sequence ATGATTCGCCTCGCTATGAACGTTCGTCCCGCCTCGTTGCCGATCACTTCGGTTTGCTTTTGGATGCTGTTTGCTTCGGTCGTTGTCGGCGGCCAAGGGGAAGGTGACCGCGTCAATCGCATTGATGTCCAGGCCAGCCAGTGCGTTGTCCGCTACGGCACCGAAATCGATCTACCGGCCTTGTCCGACGGCGCGGTGACTCAATGGGCAGTCGGACGCAATCAGGTCGTGGTCGAGAACCAAGTCATCGTCACGCTGACCAATGATCGATTGACCCGTCAGCGGCAGACTGCGATCGAGCGATTACGTTTGGCTCGGACGCAAGCCGAAGACACGACGACGTTGGATCATGCGGAAGCCGCGATGGCGGCTGCGAAAGAGGAATTGCGACGCTATCGAAATCGTTTCGGCGAACCGGATTCCCTTGCCAATCCGGCGTTTCGAGCGTTGACCCAAGTCGTGTCTCAGGCCCAGCGACAGTACGACCAGGCCTTGGCCGAACACAACGCGGCAGAGCAACTGTGGAGAATCCGAGAGAGTGAACTGGCGGAGATCGACACGGACTGTCTGGCCTTGCAGTTAAGATCGCCAATCGACGGGATCTTGGTCGATGTCTATCGAGACGGCGGCGAATGGGCCGAACGCGGCCAACCGATTGCCAAGATTGTCAGTCTGGAACACCTGACCGTCGACGCGCTGATCTCCCAGCAGGTCGTCGGACGTTCGCATTGCCAGGGATGTCCCGTGTCGATTCGGTGGGACGTCGCGGATGAGGGCGGGAATCGACAGACGCGGCGATTGGACGGTGTCGTTGAATCGGTGGATCCGCAGTGGCTGCCTGGTGGGTACCGCCGCATCCATGTCGACGTCGCCAATCAATTGATCGGTATCGGTCACGATGGCATTGCCGATTGGATGCTGTATCCGGGACAAGACATTCGCATGACGGTGGCGGTCATGTCACCAACGCTCCATCCTTCCACGCCGGATCCCCTTGGGACGGTCTCAAGTGCGTCGATCCCCTTGACGGGTCAACCTGCGGTTCGTCGCGGCACGATGCCATCGCGAGCCAGTTTGCAGGCAGAGATTCGCCTGAGCCGACATCGGCGAAGCTCGGAGATTTTGCGATGA
- a CDS encoding GTPase, with protein sequence MIPELSDPKPSPAEFTVARRLTGQGRSAVAVVQVLGPNALSAIGTYFKAASNTDWRTGQIRFGQWHGGRSDSGEDVVVTPVSDDQFEVHCHGGIAAVGRIMDDLSGSGVHCDTSQVSPETGANLLISEATDCLIHCTTKRTAGYAATQVRAGLARWTTDALDQLESDSQAAVASLAQQANQILHHAKWSTRLCDPFRVVLCGPANVGKSSLVNAIVGYQRSITYDQPGTTRDVLWTSTTLDGLPIRLADTAGLRQLVESESNVISSDDRIEMSGIEHAQKVLAKADLLIEVTDLPNWKAATADSDSGDAWNVDAFLPPKSASADGPSIIRLVNKIDLNNDARNTPMTLDRKDSVLWVSATTGQGLDALCQQIVGKLVHQFPSIDQPLAINPRQAQWLARLRPDQRPQQFRETLNALLMG encoded by the coding sequence GTGATACCGGAATTGTCCGACCCCAAGCCATCACCGGCCGAGTTCACCGTCGCCCGACGCCTGACCGGTCAGGGACGTTCGGCGGTCGCGGTGGTCCAAGTCCTTGGTCCCAACGCTCTGTCGGCCATCGGAACCTATTTCAAGGCTGCTTCCAATACGGATTGGCGAACCGGTCAAATTCGATTCGGCCAATGGCACGGTGGCCGCAGTGACAGCGGCGAAGACGTCGTGGTCACCCCGGTTTCTGACGACCAGTTCGAAGTCCATTGTCACGGTGGGATCGCGGCAGTGGGTCGAATCATGGACGACCTGTCCGGATCGGGAGTCCATTGCGATACGTCCCAGGTGTCACCCGAAACGGGTGCGAACCTGCTGATCAGTGAAGCCACCGATTGCCTGATCCACTGCACAACGAAACGGACCGCAGGATACGCGGCTACCCAAGTTCGTGCGGGACTGGCCCGATGGACCACCGATGCGTTGGATCAACTGGAATCGGATTCTCAGGCGGCGGTCGCGTCCCTGGCGCAACAAGCCAACCAGATTCTGCATCATGCCAAATGGTCGACTCGATTGTGCGATCCTTTTCGAGTGGTTCTCTGCGGACCAGCCAATGTGGGCAAAAGCAGTTTGGTCAATGCGATTGTCGGCTACCAACGAAGCATCACCTACGATCAACCTGGCACCACTCGCGACGTCCTTTGGACATCGACCACGCTGGACGGATTGCCGATTCGGCTGGCCGACACGGCCGGGCTTCGTCAATTGGTCGAAAGTGAATCGAACGTCATCAGCTCGGATGATCGGATCGAAATGTCGGGCATCGAGCACGCACAAAAGGTGCTGGCCAAAGCCGATTTGCTAATCGAAGTCACCGACCTTCCGAATTGGAAAGCGGCCACCGCTGATTCTGACTCCGGGGACGCGTGGAATGTCGACGCATTCCTGCCGCCCAAGTCAGCGTCGGCGGACGGACCGTCGATCATTCGGCTAGTCAACAAGATCGACCTGAACAACGACGCCCGAAATACTCCGATGACGTTGGACCGTAAAGACTCAGTGCTGTGGGTTTCCGCAACCACCGGTCAGGGTTTGGACGCACTTTGCCAACAGATCGTCGGCAAATTGGTTCACCAGTTTCCTTCGATCGATCAGCCCCTGGCGATCAATCCGCGACAAGCCCAATGGCTGGCCCGCCTGCGTCCCGATCAACGCCCGCAACAGTTTCGCGAAACGCTGAACGCGTTGCTGATGGGCTGA
- the argC gene encoding N-acetyl-gamma-glutamyl-phosphate reductase: protein MNVRVGIVGVTGYTAAELIRLLDRHPSANLTAATSRGDAGKPIHVVHSSSAGRNDVMIERFDPERMKASCDVVMCCLPHGASAETVRQLIDVGLRVVDFSADFRLSSVEVYQKWYDVQHPWPERIGVTAYGMPEFFADDIRSADVVANPGCYPTSAILPLVPLIKAGLVDPSDVIVDSKSGVSGAGRSPKLATLYCETNESIAAYAVGSHRHQPEIKDLVHRISGKDIDVTFTPHLTPMDRGILSTIYLRPTGGSIDDGMQAWKQQYDSSPFVHVVDHLPATKHVSGTNHVQMTLRQAGDRWIAVCAIDNLTKGASGAAIQNMNVMFGLNETDGLL, encoded by the coding sequence ATGAACGTACGTGTCGGAATCGTCGGCGTGACCGGATACACCGCGGCGGAATTGATCCGCTTGCTGGACCGTCACCCCAGCGCGAATTTGACCGCCGCAACCAGCCGTGGCGATGCGGGCAAGCCGATTCACGTGGTGCACTCATCGTCCGCCGGTCGCAACGACGTGATGATCGAAAGGTTCGACCCGGAAAGGATGAAGGCCTCCTGTGATGTCGTGATGTGCTGTCTGCCGCACGGTGCAAGTGCCGAAACGGTTCGCCAATTGATCGATGTGGGATTGCGAGTCGTCGACTTCAGCGCCGACTTTCGGCTTTCCAGCGTCGAGGTTTATCAAAAATGGTACGACGTGCAGCACCCGTGGCCCGAGCGGATCGGCGTGACGGCGTATGGCATGCCTGAGTTCTTTGCCGATGACATTCGGTCCGCCGATGTGGTCGCAAACCCTGGTTGCTATCCGACGTCGGCTATTTTGCCTTTGGTACCGCTGATCAAGGCAGGCCTGGTGGATCCTTCGGATGTGATCGTCGATAGCAAATCAGGGGTCAGTGGCGCCGGTCGGTCGCCCAAACTTGCGACGCTGTATTGCGAAACCAACGAATCGATTGCCGCGTACGCGGTGGGTTCCCACCGACATCAACCTGAAATCAAAGATCTGGTCCATCGAATCAGCGGAAAAGACATCGACGTCACGTTCACGCCGCACCTGACACCGATGGACCGTGGCATTTTGTCGACGATCTACTTGCGTCCCACCGGCGGATCCATCGACGACGGCATGCAGGCCTGGAAACAACAATACGATTCGTCACCGTTCGTTCACGTGGTCGACCATTTGCCGGCCACCAAGCATGTCAGCGGAACAAACCATGTCCAAATGACGTTGCGGCAAGCCGGCGACCGCTGGATTGCCGTTTGCGCCATCGACAACTTGACCAAAGGTGCCAGCGGTGCGGCGATCCAAAACATGAACGTGATGTTCGGGCTGAACGAAACGGACGGTTTGCTATAG
- a CDS encoding CPBP family intramembrane glutamic endopeptidase produces the protein MDSHQSPSSPTPFAPPSPSDKVSGTDMVDPTESESSAIVARPRRIWPVFLVIAASLGTYMVASAAAFLLAIFVVTGQLSLDQLRDPDTAISITESRLGFPIVVVLPQFALIAPCIIAAWLSPVGFANRLGLRRGNWPYWAWVSAMLATPLVGMTSGLVGGLFFEESDHLKELTRIFRQHGTDGFLIPLALMIGATPAICEELLFRGYVQTRLTDSLGRWFGGRITFPVGRAIGALLGLIIASLVFAAFHMDPVHVVTVFPIGLFLGWVAYQSGSIYPAMLGHFANNTLSVVITVLAPEEMPDTLALPSVMFAFAIFSAGMLGLAGSVLASLLFSQRPDHELI, from the coding sequence ATGGACAGTCACCAGTCGCCATCTTCACCAACACCCTTCGCCCCGCCGTCGCCGTCGGACAAGGTTTCCGGCACCGACATGGTCGATCCCACGGAAAGTGAATCATCGGCGATCGTCGCGCGTCCCAGACGAATCTGGCCCGTGTTTTTGGTGATCGCCGCGTCACTTGGCACCTACATGGTCGCCAGCGCGGCGGCATTTCTGTTGGCGATCTTTGTGGTTACCGGCCAGTTGTCGCTGGATCAATTACGAGATCCCGACACCGCCATCAGCATCACGGAATCTCGGCTGGGATTTCCCATCGTGGTCGTCCTTCCACAATTCGCGCTGATCGCTCCCTGCATCATCGCGGCGTGGTTATCCCCGGTCGGCTTTGCAAACCGACTGGGACTGCGGCGTGGCAATTGGCCCTATTGGGCTTGGGTATCGGCGATGCTGGCGACCCCGTTGGTGGGCATGACATCTGGATTGGTCGGCGGGCTATTTTTCGAAGAAAGCGATCATCTGAAAGAACTGACGCGAATCTTTCGCCAGCACGGTACCGACGGTTTCCTGATTCCGCTGGCGTTGATGATCGGTGCAACGCCGGCGATTTGCGAAGAACTGCTGTTTCGTGGCTATGTGCAAACGCGTTTGACAGATTCACTGGGACGCTGGTTTGGCGGACGCATCACTTTTCCCGTCGGCCGGGCGATCGGCGCTCTGCTGGGCCTGATCATTGCATCGCTGGTGTTTGCCGCCTTTCACATGGATCCGGTGCACGTCGTCACCGTGTTTCCCATCGGCTTGTTTTTGGGTTGGGTGGCCTACCAAAGCGGGTCGATCTATCCGGCGATGCTGGGGCATTTCGCCAACAACACGCTGAGCGTTGTAATCACGGTGCTGGCACCGGAAGAAATGCCCGACACGCTGGCGCTGCCATCGGTGATGTTCGCCTTTGCGATCTTTTCGGCAGGCATGTTGGGATTGGCCGGGTCCGTCTTGGCGTCGCTACTGTTCAGCCAGCGTCCGGATCACGAGCTGATTTAG
- a CDS encoding PEP-CTERM sorting domain-containing protein encodes MRSFNFFSLGIALLSAATSLPVYADIIVSYAAFPYSDTDSGVRDSVAGDTTLTGVTGIDMTRGGGLQYTPTNNAFNSDNWAINLDGAPTVLNPNGYVEIGFSLDPGYSATLDELIIGTRSSTSGPSQIGVFASTDGFTTAIATIDEDSNFSNSIISLASIGTVTGDFRLRFLNVGGVTPASPSIPGEEDMDEDSTWRIISHFDSGTFTDPQITGVVAVPEPASLAALTFCGLAGMVRRRRRVS; translated from the coding sequence ATGAGATCTTTCAACTTCTTCAGCCTTGGCATTGCTCTGCTTTCGGCCGCAACCAGCCTTCCTGTTTACGCCGACATCATTGTTTCATACGCGGCATTTCCCTATAGCGATACTGACAGCGGTGTCCGCGATAGTGTCGCTGGCGATACCACTCTTACCGGAGTCACAGGGATCGACATGACTCGTGGCGGGGGGCTTCAGTACACACCAACGAACAACGCTTTCAATTCTGACAATTGGGCCATTAATTTGGATGGTGCCCCGACGGTGCTAAATCCCAACGGTTACGTGGAGATCGGCTTTTCGCTCGATCCGGGATATTCTGCGACCCTAGATGAATTGATTATTGGAACCAGGTCGTCTACAAGCGGTCCAAGTCAGATTGGGGTTTTCGCGTCGACTGACGGATTTACAACGGCCATCGCCACCATCGATGAGGACAGCAACTTTAGCAACAGCATCATCAGCCTGGCATCCATCGGTACCGTCACCGGAGACTTTCGTCTGCGATTCCTTAACGTTGGAGGAGTCACACCGGCTAGTCCATCGATACCAGGAGAAGAAGACATGGACGAGGATAGTACATGGAGAATCATCAGCCACTTCGACTCTGGAACCTTCACCGATCCACAGATTACCGGAGTCGTCGCGGTTCCTGAACCCGCCAGCTTAGCCGCTTTGACCTTTTGTGGCTTGGCTGGAATGGTTCGTCGCAGGCGACGGGTTTCCTAG
- a CDS encoding efflux RND transporter periplasmic adaptor subunit yields the protein MKHAAPQQPFVYRAAAATATAPPDAARRSGRTVESGEGLVRDAQREISDIVREVAAAATAQMPESRYWAFLADRILRAMAAEGVTVWRKASATEFDICHRLGNVDFQDWTNAARQSHQCMLHEIATGAGPAVVPSTPGAADPEQPANPSPHPVAVVAIDTDMGESSGSDATYLIEVHLESGGGTVTQRGYLRFVAQMADLAGEFMRRQLIRRLRDDASLSHWIDQQFDRWSRLSDPRSVIESLADLVAEGFHLDRVAVVRRERPREVIAVSHVDQVDRHSEAVRWILQQSLQTPVDDNGCYFNPDRDVGDGDDQDASLVLDCLVRVGTSSDLALIGLRNVNHAGCAEDHRDHLIRLCRMAGIAVDIKSSATNRSVLGRWLAPSGAMHGSWYQRYRRQWMTGLGALAAIIVGAMPVPNIVTSPAVLRPQQWQSVCSPRNAVVDAIYVRHNDRVEVGDPLLTLKDETLEQQIKQLRSERLRLEAELAVETENLIHPAGDRSAARSQANSRRRVTELRIDGIDAQLEHLRSVEASLHVTAKQSGIVDAWRLRQRLIDRPVRFGEPLLKVVQLGTAWNAEAEVDQRRMGDLMLSGDSGDLSVAVSPVAQPDVRWDAAVKSIGPAIESESGSATLVQLALPDHLSISEDSSEVASRGSFDSRKPVASPARINTAGNAMASEDFVATIPHEGMPVRVRFHCGTSPLAYVLFRDAIDSVRSFWGLHFGTLKKTEAST from the coding sequence GTGAAACACGCCGCACCCCAGCAGCCATTTGTCTATCGTGCCGCCGCCGCAACAGCGACGGCACCGCCGGATGCTGCGCGTCGATCGGGCCGGACGGTTGAATCCGGGGAAGGCTTGGTCCGCGATGCCCAACGCGAAATCTCCGATATCGTTCGCGAGGTGGCCGCGGCGGCGACCGCCCAGATGCCGGAATCAAGGTATTGGGCATTTCTTGCCGATCGCATTCTGCGGGCGATGGCGGCCGAGGGAGTCACCGTTTGGCGAAAAGCATCGGCGACGGAGTTTGATATCTGTCACCGGTTGGGCAATGTTGATTTCCAAGACTGGACCAATGCGGCCCGGCAATCGCATCAATGCATGTTGCACGAAATTGCGACCGGTGCCGGTCCCGCGGTGGTGCCGTCCACGCCCGGTGCGGCTGACCCCGAACAGCCCGCCAATCCGTCGCCGCACCCCGTCGCCGTGGTCGCGATCGACACCGATATGGGTGAATCTTCAGGCTCCGACGCCACCTACTTGATTGAAGTCCATCTGGAATCCGGTGGGGGCACCGTCACGCAACGAGGCTATCTGCGGTTTGTCGCCCAGATGGCCGACTTGGCGGGTGAATTCATGCGTCGCCAATTGATCCGGCGACTTCGCGACGATGCCTCGCTATCGCATTGGATCGACCAACAATTCGATCGATGGAGCCGATTGTCGGACCCACGCAGCGTCATCGAATCATTGGCCGATTTGGTCGCCGAAGGTTTTCATCTCGATCGTGTTGCCGTGGTACGACGCGAACGGCCACGCGAAGTGATTGCCGTCAGCCACGTTGACCAAGTTGATCGACACAGCGAAGCGGTCCGCTGGATTTTGCAACAATCGCTTCAAACACCGGTCGACGATAACGGATGCTATTTCAATCCCGATCGTGACGTCGGTGATGGTGACGACCAAGATGCAAGCTTGGTGTTGGATTGTCTGGTTCGCGTGGGAACGTCCAGTGATCTGGCCTTGATCGGGCTGAGAAATGTCAACCATGCCGGGTGTGCCGAAGACCATCGTGACCATCTGATCCGGCTTTGCCGAATGGCGGGCATCGCCGTCGACATCAAGTCATCGGCAACGAATCGTTCGGTACTGGGGCGTTGGCTTGCGCCCTCCGGTGCAATGCATGGTTCGTGGTATCAGCGTTACCGACGCCAGTGGATGACCGGGCTGGGAGCATTGGCCGCAATCATCGTGGGGGCGATGCCTGTCCCGAATATCGTGACGTCACCGGCGGTGTTGCGACCCCAACAGTGGCAAAGCGTTTGTTCGCCCCGCAACGCGGTGGTGGACGCCATCTATGTGCGTCACAACGATCGTGTCGAAGTCGGCGATCCATTGCTGACGCTGAAAGATGAAACGTTGGAACAGCAGATCAAACAACTGCGTTCGGAACGTTTGCGGCTGGAGGCCGAATTGGCCGTGGAAACGGAGAATCTGATTCATCCCGCCGGCGATCGGTCTGCGGCACGGTCGCAAGCCAATTCGCGTCGTCGTGTCACCGAGTTGCGAATCGATGGGATCGACGCCCAACTAGAGCATCTGCGCAGCGTCGAAGCTTCACTTCACGTGACCGCAAAACAATCCGGAATCGTCGATGCTTGGCGGTTGCGGCAACGTTTGATCGATCGACCGGTGCGATTCGGCGAACCGTTGTTGAAAGTGGTGCAGTTGGGCACCGCTTGGAATGCCGAAGCGGAAGTCGATCAGCGTCGCATGGGCGATCTGATGCTCTCGGGCGACTCGGGTGATTTGTCAGTGGCCGTTTCCCCCGTCGCCCAGCCCGATGTCCGCTGGGATGCCGCCGTGAAATCGATCGGACCCGCCATCGAATCAGAATCCGGTTCGGCGACCCTGGTGCAGTTGGCTTTGCCCGACCACCTATCGATATCGGAGGATTCCAGCGAGGTGGCTTCGCGGGGTTCCTTTGATTCGCGGAAGCCCGTCGCGTCGCCCGCACGCATAAATACGGCCGGGAATGCGATGGCAAGCGAGGATTTCGTTGCCACGATTCCTCACGAGGGGATGCCGGTGCGAGTTCGTTTCCACTGTGGGACGTCACCGCTGGCATACGTCTTGTTCCGTGACGCCATTGATTCGGTGCGATCGTTCTGGGGGCTTCACTTTGGCACACTCAAGAAGACGGAGGCATCGACATGA
- a CDS encoding WecB/TagA/CpsF family glycosyltransferase: protein MSAPTILPGSQSVPDVTILPPATDVTESAPGRAAISQNIGACGPALQQPDLETIRMSGTSIAKLTIGETLHRIAVMVHQRAGQTVIPVKLADLRRRHEDPQTAKALDRAAFCVISSRIGNWRSRLAGTPMPERVCDTKLADAIARHSTDCGWRISVLGRDVESTENMIRKLRETGAKVDRIRLETSASSNRLGSLLRRSGTRPNRESNGRSVEQQLQQHSPDVLLVALPRPDALHWIAAHQDALNVPVCLPIDPLAYVLSGGPWLVSDRWQNNVKVGAQRSVRIVYECVRRIPGLAADSLFVAERLCREWCRMVSRWGMWESDQPVSPGEDRRRNPPTSSRQSSAR, encoded by the coding sequence ATGTCTGCACCGACGATTCTGCCCGGTTCACAGTCCGTGCCCGATGTCACCATCCTTCCGCCCGCCACCGACGTGACGGAATCGGCACCCGGTCGCGCCGCAATTTCGCAGAACATCGGTGCGTGCGGTCCGGCACTTCAGCAACCCGACTTGGAAACGATCCGGATGTCCGGCACCTCGATCGCCAAGTTGACGATCGGTGAAACGCTGCATCGAATCGCGGTGATGGTCCATCAACGAGCGGGACAGACCGTGATCCCGGTCAAACTGGCCGACTTGCGACGCCGGCACGAGGACCCCCAAACGGCGAAAGCACTGGATCGTGCTGCGTTCTGCGTCATCAGCAGCCGCATCGGCAATTGGCGCAGTCGCTTGGCCGGCACACCGATGCCCGAAAGAGTCTGCGACACCAAGCTTGCGGACGCGATCGCCCGTCATTCGACCGACTGCGGTTGGCGGATCTCGGTGCTGGGACGCGACGTTGAATCCACTGAGAACATGATTCGGAAACTTCGCGAAACCGGTGCGAAAGTGGATCGCATCCGCTTGGAAACCTCCGCGTCGTCGAATCGTCTGGGGTCACTTCTGCGTAGGTCTGGCACCCGGCCAAACCGTGAATCGAACGGACGATCCGTTGAACAGCAACTTCAGCAGCACAGCCCCGACGTTCTGTTGGTGGCGCTGCCGCGTCCGGACGCGTTGCACTGGATTGCCGCACACCAAGATGCCTTGAACGTTCCGGTATGTCTGCCCATCGATCCGCTGGCTTACGTTCTATCCGGTGGGCCTTGGCTGGTTTCAGATCGTTGGCAGAACAACGTGAAGGTCGGCGCACAACGATCCGTTCGCATCGTCTATGAATGCGTGCGTCGAATCCCCGGCTTGGCCGCCGACAGCCTGTTCGTCGCTGAACGTCTGTGTCGCGAATGGTGCCGTATGGTTTCGCGTTGGGGTATGTGGGAAAGCGATCAACCGGTGTCGCCTGGCGAAGACCGACGTCGCAACCCACCGACATCATCGCGTCAATCTTCCGCACGGTGA
- a CDS encoding peptide chain release factor family protein, with protein MSRDDTDDSNTPDARHGKRDGDDHSAKRPEADERFPATIVPHPHPATIDEDDLLRQCERRAQRRSGPGGQHRNKTSTGIFWTHVPTGHIGEATERRSQVDNQREAFQRLRMKLAIAVRTDPRSVDDPRIQDPVARRWRDQYAGTPLRIASSNANLASVLAVLLDDLWDAGGQPSLVADDWNVSTSAIVRLLRGQPAALQWVNQVRQHHGRKPLR; from the coding sequence ATGTCGCGTGACGATACTGACGATTCCAACACCCCGGATGCCCGGCATGGCAAACGTGACGGTGATGACCACAGCGCGAAACGACCCGAAGCCGACGAACGATTTCCGGCCACCATCGTGCCGCATCCGCATCCCGCCACGATCGATGAAGATGATTTGTTGCGGCAGTGTGAAAGAAGGGCACAGCGTCGCAGCGGTCCGGGCGGTCAGCATCGAAATAAGACCAGCACGGGCATTTTCTGGACTCATGTTCCGACCGGGCATATTGGTGAAGCCACGGAACGGCGAAGCCAAGTCGACAATCAACGAGAGGCGTTTCAACGTTTACGGATGAAATTGGCGATTGCGGTCCGTACTGATCCACGGTCGGTCGACGATCCGCGGATTCAGGACCCGGTCGCGCGACGCTGGCGCGATCAGTACGCGGGGACGCCGCTTCGAATCGCTTCATCCAACGCGAATCTGGCGTCGGTGCTGGCGGTCTTGTTGGATGATCTTTGGGACGCGGGCGGGCAACCCAGCCTTGTGGCGGATGATTGGAACGTGTCGACCAGTGCGATCGTCCGTCTGTTGCGTGGCCAACCTGCAGCATTACAGTGGGTCAATCAGGTTCGCCAGCACCACGGTCGAAAACCGCTGCGTTGA